A genomic stretch from Myxococcus xanthus includes:
- a CDS encoding integrase core domain-containing protein codes for MRAFVKALAQTLRSALRSRSELALELRSALRSRSELALENVALRQQLAVFREKRPSPRLARGDRLFWVFLQLKLGMEVGQTTVARYMPRPRRGAPKPSPTWQNFLRLHLAESAGMDFFVIPTAAFGVLLGFVVVSHRDRRILHLNVTAHPTEEWTRPQLREAFPWASAPRYLHRDRDKLYSEGIRATFNYLGIREVPSAARCPWQNPYAERVIGSIRRELLNHVVVLNEAHARCLLREYQRYYNASRTHLSLGKDAPETREVQGPEHGAKVIELREVFGLHHRYERRAA; via the coding sequence ATGAGGGCCTTCGTAAAGGCGCTGGCTCAGACGTTGCGCTCGGCCTTGCGGAGCCGTTCGGAACTGGCTCTGGAGTTGCGCTCGGCCTTGCGGAGCCGTTCGGAACTGGCTCTGGAGAATGTGGCTCTTCGCCAGCAACTCGCGGTCTTTCGCGAGAAGCGCCCATCACCGAGGCTTGCACGGGGCGATCGCCTCTTCTGGGTATTTCTCCAGCTGAAGTTGGGGATGGAGGTAGGCCAGACAACGGTCGCTCGTTACATGCCCAGGCCGAGAAGGGGAGCGCCGAAACCATCACCAACATGGCAGAACTTCTTGCGCTTGCATCTGGCGGAGTCCGCAGGGATGGACTTCTTTGTCATTCCGACTGCGGCGTTTGGGGTGCTGTTGGGATTTGTGGTTGTGAGTCACCGGGACAGGCGAATCCTCCACCTCAATGTGACAGCGCACCCGACGGAAGAATGGACAAGGCCGCAGTTGCGAGAGGCCTTTCCCTGGGCCAGTGCTCCGAGATACTTGCACCGAGATAGGGACAAGCTCTACTCCGAGGGCATTCGCGCCACGTTTAACTATTTGGGGATTCGCGAGGTGCCGAGTGCAGCACGGTGTCCGTGGCAGAATCCCTATGCGGAGAGAGTCATCGGCTCGATACGTAGGGAGCTACTGAACCATGTCGTCGTCTTGAACGAAGCCCACGCTCGGTGCCTGCTGCGCGAGTACCAGCGCTACTACAATGCGAGCCGGACGCACCTGTCACTCGGGAAAGATGCGCCCGAGACGCGTGAGGTGCAGGGCCCGGAGCACGGAGCCAAGGTGATAGAGCTACGGGAAGTCTTCGGGCTCCACCACCGGTACGAGCGCCGCGCTGCGTAG